One part of the Vicia villosa cultivar HV-30 ecotype Madison, WI linkage group LG6, Vvil1.0, whole genome shotgun sequence genome encodes these proteins:
- the LOC131608760 gene encoding uncharacterized protein LOC131608760 — MERWSGVLSVPLCSNSGTFYRVGASLCLSSETTTFTVPNANAIFFCGDRVEKTRNPLIEKLSDLQKLSEIVVSKFGSSINAWVIEASVFNGPFAVYNDFIPSVNQYGEPKHYCPIGFPASTSIVALLSNCLEQVRKIISGRQVDTPSCSLHQPKTFILGFSKGGTVLNQMVTELGFSDIGSNVNSADAETCIVPKTKEALLNSISEIHYVDVGLNSTGAYLTNRNVFERISEKLVQGSPRLRFVLHGTPRQWNDKQRDWIRKEKDEMLLLLESEAGKSRGKLEVLSRYYFADKPPNLQMHFEIIESLDVS; from the exons ATGGAAAGGTGGAGTGGAGTTTTGAGTGTTCCCTTGTGTTCTAACAGTGGGACATTCTATAGAGTTGGTGCATCTCTTTGTCTTTCTTCTGAAACCACAACTTTTACT GTGCCTAATGCAAATGCCATATTTTTCTGTGGTGATCGAGTTGAAAAGACTCGTAATCCATTGATTGAGAAGTTATCAGATTTACAGAAACTATCTGAAATCGTCGTGTCAAAATTTGGTTCTTCCATCAATGCTTGGGTAATCGAGGCTTCTGTTTTCAATGGACCTTTTGCGGTCTATAACGACTTTATACCATCGGTGAATCAATATGGAGAGCCAAAGCATTACTGTCCAATTGGATTCCCGGCATCTACGTCAATTGTCGCACTCCTATCTAATTGCCTTGAACAA GTAAGAAAAATAATTTCGGGAAGGCAAGTAGACACTCCTTCCTGTAGTTTACATCAACCTAAGACATTCATCCTTGGATTTAGCAAAGGCGGAACTGTACTTAATCAGATGGTTACTGAACTCGGCTTCTCGGACATTGGATCCAATGTAAATTCAGCTGATGCGGAAACTTGCATAGTACCTAAAACAAAGGAAGCTTTACTAAACAGCATCAGTGAAATACATTATGTTGATGTTGGTTTGAACTCAACCGGTGCATACTTAACAAACCGCAATGTGTTTGAGAGGATCTCGGAAAAACTCGTACAAGGATCTCCTCGACTTCGTTTTGTCCTTCACGGAACCCCGAGGCAGTGGAATGACAAGCAGCGAGACTGGATACGGAAGGAGAAGGACGAAATGCTGCTTCTGCTTGAATCGGAAGCTGGCAAAAGCAGGGGAAAGCTAGAAGTTTTATCGAGGTATTATTTTGCTGATAAGCCTCCAAATTTGCAGATGCACTTTGAAATAATTGAGAGTTTAGATGTAAGTTAG